Proteins encoded by one window of Salvia splendens isolate huo1 chromosome 5, SspV2, whole genome shotgun sequence:
- the LOC121804126 gene encoding uncharacterized protein LOC121804126, with the protein MDEKRWPVAQNEAQLQHDSDEDEALSLSDLPLIHQWRKGIENNNSNFHCEKVGEDQEFDFCALSMESEMCAADEVFFKGQILPLRHSVSSEKALLQNYDPRRRSCSISRSDSMDHYYSSRSSSISSGTSSSSTSSSATAKYNKPKLPPRIQFHSHPSPSPRLNFPSSRYAAVTHRNSVKNSSIWNVLRLGIVTPPPEIAFRDLKARSGNSGSRRSTSSNSSGGDGSKKKLRPRILGGGCRCAADAVETIAPRVVIIKRSANDDGEVAAALHRDDPKMAKKQAAKKHISHHRTFEWLKQLTVEGAADQIQS; encoded by the coding sequence ATGGATGAAAAAAGGTGGCCAGTTGCTCAAAATGAAGCTCAATTGCAACACGACTCCGATGAAGATGAAGCGCTCTCGTTGAGTGATCTCCCgctcattcatcaatggagaaAAGGAATTGAAAACAATAACAGCAATTTTCACTGCGAAAAAGTCGGAGAAGATCAGGAATTTGATTTCTGCGCTCTCTCAATGGAATCGGAAATGTGCGCGGCCGATGAGGTATTTTTCAAGGGGCAAATCCTGCCGCTGCGCCACTCCGTGAGCTCGGAGAAGGCGCTGTTACAAAATTACGACCCTCGCCGCCGGAGCTGCTCGATTTCCCGATCGGATTCGATGGATCACTACTATTCCAGTAGAAGCAGCAGCATCAGCAGCGgcacctcctcctcctccacctcctcTTCCGCCACCGCCAAATACAATAAGCCTAAATTGCCGCCTCGCATTCAATTCCACTCTCACCCTAGCCCCTCGCCGCGCCTGAATTTCCCTAGCAGCCGCTACGCCGCCGTGACTCACAGAAATTCCGTTAAGAATTCGTCGATCTGGAATGTGCTGCGGTTAGGTATCGTCACGCCGCCGCCGGAGATCGCGTTCCGCGATCTGAAAGCGCGATCCGGAAATTCCGGCAGCCGGCGAAGCACCAGCAGCAACTCCAGCGGCGGCGACGGGAGCAAAAAGAAGCTGCGGCCGCGGATCCTCGGCGGCGGGTGCAGATGCGCCGCCGACGCGGTGGAGACGATCGCGCCAAGAGTGGTGATCATCAAGCGGAGCGCGAACGATGATGGCGAAGTCGCGGCGGCGCTGCATCGCGATGATCCGAAAATGGCGAAGAAGCAGGCGGCGAAGAAGCATATCTCGCATCATCGGACGTTTGAATGGCTGAAACAGCTCACCGTGGAAGGCGCCGCTGATCAAATTCAATCgtag
- the LOC121805437 gene encoding subtilisin-like protease SBT1.7 codes for MPITFIPAIRILLLLLAVAAATAEKKETYIVHMAKSEMPGEFVDHTRWYDASLKSVSGEAEMLYTYTNVVHGFSTRLTPDEARSMEARPGILSVLPESRYDLHTTRTPSFLGLDQNAAMFPESDSARDVIVGVLDTGVWPESPSFDDTGFSAVPSSWRGECEIGTNFTKSNCNKKLIGARFFARGYEATLGPIDETKESRSPRDDDGHGTHTSTTAAGSVVSGASLFGYAPGTARGMAPQARIAAYKVCWIGGCFSSDILAALDKAIDDNVNVLSLSLGGGMSDFFRDSVAIAAFAAMEKGILVSCSAGNAGPTSYSLSNVAPWITTVGAGTLDRDFPAFVSLGNGKNFSGVSLFKGGALPEKLLPFVYAGNVSNASDGNLCMTGSLIPEKVRGKIVLCDRGVNPRVQKGSVVKDAGGLGMVLANTAANGDELVADAHLLPATTVGETTAKEIKDYLFSDPNPTATVLFEGTKVGIEPSPVVAAFSSRGPNSITPQILKPDLIAPGVNILAGWSGAVGPTGLAEDARRVGFNIISGTSMSCPHVSGLAALLKAAHPEWSPAAIRSALMTTAYTAYKNGKVIQDVSTGKPSTAFDHGAGHVDPVSALNPGLVYDLDAEDYLNFLCALNYTASQINSLARRNFSCVAGKSYSVNDLNYPSFAISLEARGGVVKHTRTLTNVGPPGTYKVSVASDDSVKIAVEPQSLTFGQSNEKKSYSVTFTAGAMPANANGFGRIEWSDGKRVVGSPVAVSWV; via the coding sequence ATGCCGATTACATTTATTCCGGCAATCAGAATCCTGCTTCTTCTTCTGGCCGTAGCTGCGGCTACGGCGGAGAAGAAGGAGACTTACATTGTTCACATGGCCAAGTCGGAGATGCCGGGGGAGTTCGTGGACCACACGCGCTGGTACGACGCGTCGCTTAAATCAGTATCCGGCGAGGCGGAGATGCTCTACACCTACACCAACGTGGTCCATGGATTCTCCACCCGCCTCACCCCCGACGAGGCCCGCTCCATGGAGGCCCGACCCGGTATCCTCTCGGTCCTACCCGAATCCAGATACGACCTCCACACGACCCGGACCCCTTCCTTCCTCGGCCTCGACCAAAACGCCGCGATGTTTCCCGAATCCGACTCCGCCCGTGACGTCATCGTCGGAGTTCTCGACACCGGCGTCTGGCCGGAGTCTCCGAGCTTCGACGACACCGGTTTCTCCGCCGTGCCTAGTTCGTGGAGAGGCGAATGCGAGATCGGCACGAATTTCACCAAATCGAACTGCAATAAGAAATTGATCGGAGCGAGGTTTTTCGCCAGAGGATACGAAGCCACGCTCGGCCCGATCGACGAGACGAAGGAATCGAGATCGCCGCGCGACGACGACGGTCACGGCACGCACActtccaccaccgccgccggaTCTGTCGTCTCCGGCGCCAGCTTGTTCGGATACGCCCCCGGCACGGCTCGCGGAATGGCGCCGCAAGCTAGGATCGCCGCTTACAAAGTCTGCTGGATCGGCGGCTGCTTCAGCTCCGATATTCTCGCCGCCTTGGATAAAGCAATCGACGATAACGTGAATGTGCTCTCGCTGTCTCTCGGCGGCGGAATGTCCGATTTCTTCAGAGACAGCGTCGCCATCGCAGCTTTCGCCGCCATGGAGAAGGGGATCCTCGTGTCCTGCTCCGCCGGAAACGCCGGCCCTACCTCCTACAGCCTCTCCAACGTCGCGCCGTGGATTACAACCGTCGGCGCTGGGACGCTCGACCGCGATTTCCCGGCGTTCGTCAGCCTCGGCAACGGGAAGAACTTCTCCGGCGTTTCTCTGTTCAAAGGAGGCGCATTGCCAGAAAAATTGCTCCCCTTCGTCTACGCTGGAAATGTAAGCAATGCTAGCGACGGCAATTTATGTATGACAGGATCTCTAATTCCGGAAAAGGTACGCGGGAAAATCGTGCTTTGCGACCGCGGCGTGAATCCTAGGGTTCAGAAGGGGTCCGTGGTGAAGGACGCCGGAGGTCTCGGCATGGTTTTAGCCAACACCGCCGCGAATGGTGACGAATTAGTGGCGGACGCGCACTTACTCCCCGCCACTACCGTCGGCGAAACCACCGCGAAAGAAATCAAGGACTACTTATTCTCAGATCCCAATCCAACAGCAACGGTTCTCTTCGAGGGGACGAAAGTCGGAATCGAGCCGTCTCCGGTAGTCGCGGCTTTCAGCTCGCGAGGGCCGAACTCGATCACGccgcagattctgaagccggaCCTGATCGCGCCAGGTGTCAACATCCTAGCCGGCTGGTCAGGAGCGGTCGGGCCCACCGGCTTAGCCGAGGACGCGCGGCGCGTCGGCTTCAACATCATCTCCGGTACCTCAATGTCGTGCCCCCACGTCAGCGGCTTGGCGGCTCTCCTCAAAGCGGCTCACCCGGAGTGGAGCCCCGCCGCTATCCGATCCGCGCTGATGACGACGGCTTACACGGCTTACAAAAACGGGAAAGTGATCCAAGACGTCTCCACGGGAAAACCGTCGACGGCGTTCGATCACGGCGCTGGACACGTGGACCCCGTATCAGCCCTTAATCCGGGGCTGGTCTACGATTTGGACGCTGAGGATTACTTGAATTTCCTATGCGCGTTGAACTACACCGCCAGCCAAATCAACAGCCTCGCGAGGAGGAACTTCAGCTGCGTGGCGGGTAAATCGTATAGTGTGAATGACCTAAATTACCCCTCCTTCGCAATAAGCCTCGAGGCACGTGGCGGTGTGGTCAAGCACACGAGAACGTTGACCAACGTGGGCCCGCCTGGGACGTACAAGGTCTCCGTGGCGTCAGATGATTCGGTGAAGATCGCGGTGGAGCCGCAGAGTTTGACTTTTGGTCAAAGCAATGAGAAGAAATCGTATTCTGTGACGTTCACGGCGGGGGCGATGCCGGCGAACGCAAACGGATTTGGCCGGATTGAGTGGTCGGACGGGAAACGTGTGGTGGGGAGTCCGGTGGCGGTCAGTTGGGTTTAG